The Humulus lupulus chromosome 4, drHumLupu1.1, whole genome shotgun sequence genome has a window encoding:
- the LOC133829925 gene encoding sedoheptulose-1,7-bisphosphatase, chloroplastic: METGVACCARGAFLPSISSQHSMTLVSPSSISPSFNSKVLKSSSLFGESLRVAPKSSLKVVKLKNSSAVTKCEIGDSLEEFLNKATPDKGLRALLMSMGEALRTIAFKVRTASCGGTACVNSFGDEQLAVDMLADKLLFEALQYSHFCKYACSEEVPELQDMGGPVEGGFSVAFDPLDGSSIVDTNFTVGTIFGVWPGDKLTGVTGRDQVAAAMGIYGPRTTYVLAVKDIPGTHEFLLLDEGKWQHVKDTTEISEGKLFSPGNLRATFDNPEYNTLIDYYLKEKYTLRYTGGMVPDVNQIIVKEKGIFTNVISPSAKAKLRLLFEVAPLGFLVEKAGGYSSDGHQSVLDKVINNLDDRTQVAFGSKNEIIRFEETLYGSSRLKGAVPVGAAV; the protein is encoded by the exons ATGGAGACTGGTGTCGCATGTTGTGCTCGTGGAGCTTTCCTTCCAAGTATTTCATCTCAGCATTCTATGACTCTAGTGTCTCCTTCATCCATTTCCCCATCTTTCAACTCCAAG GTTCTAAAATCAAGCTCGTTGTTTGGGGAATCCTTGCGCGTGGCACCAAAATCGTCGCTCAAGGTTGTAAAATTGAAGAACTCTTCAGCAGTAACCAAATGCGAAATTGGTGATAGCTTG GAAGAGTTTTTGAATAAAGCAACCCCAGATAAGGGACTGAGAGCATTGCTGATGTCTATGGGAGAGGCACTAAGGACCATTGCCTTTAAAGTAAGGACAGCCTCTTGTGGTGGAACTGCTTGTGTCAACTCCTTTGGGGATGAGCAACTTGCTGTGGATATGCTTGCTGACAAGCTTCTTTTTGAG GCCTTACAATACTCACACTTCTGCAAGTATGCTTGTTCTGAAGAAGTTCCTGAACTCCAAGACATGGGAGGCCCAGTTGAAG GAGGATTCAGTGTGGCTTTTGATCCACTTGATGGGTCTAGTATTGTGGACACAAATTTCACAGTGGGGACAATATTTGGAGTGTGGCCAGGTGATAAGCTGACTGGTGTCACAGGAAGAGATCAAGTTGCTGCAGCCATGGGGATCTATGGCCCTCGAACTACTTATGTTCTTGCTGTTAAAGATATTCCTGGAACACATGAGTTCCTGCTTTTGGATGAAG GAAAATGGCAGCATGTGAAGGACACAACAGAGATCAGTGAAGGAAAACTTTTCTCCCCTGGAAACTTGAGAGCTACATTTGATAACCCTGAATACAACACA CTAATTGATTACTATTTGAAAGAGAAGTACACATTGAGATACACTGGAGGAATGGTTCCAGATGTTAACCAG ATTATTGTGAAGGAGAAGGGTATTTTCACAAATGTGATATCCCCATCAGCCAAGGCCAAGCTAAGGCTTTTGTTTGAGGTAGCACCACTAGGGTTTTTGGTTGAAAAGGCTGGAGGTTACAGTAGTGATGGGCATCAATCTGTGCTAGACAAAGTGATTAATAATCTTGATGATAGAACTCAAGTTGCTTTTGGATCCAAAAATGAGATTATCAGGTTTGAGGAAACTCTATATGGATCTTCCAGG